CGCCCGCTAGATGGACCGACCCTCCGTGGCCGAGGCGCCTGGCTCGAGCAGAAAGCAACGAGGCCGTCGTGACCGATGCACACAGTTCGACCCTGCCCCGCGACCGATATGTCAGCTCCTATTCCGAACTGGCCGCCGAGGTCCGCGAATCGGGCCTGCTCGATCGGCGGCACGGCTTCTACGTGACCCGCATCGCACTCACCGTCGCCGCATTCCTCGCCATCTGGGCCGGCGTCGTCGTGCTCGGTGATTCCTGGTGGCAGATCGCACTGGCCGCCGGGCTCGCCCTGGTCAGCACGCAGTTCGGATTCCTCGGACACGATGGTGCGCATCGGCAGATGTTCGCCTCCGCGTCAGCCAACGAGTGGACGGCGCGCATCCTCGCCGGCGGTTTCGCCGGATTGTCCCTGCACTGGTGGCGCGCCAAGCACAATCGCCACCACAAGGCGCCGAATCAGATCGGTGTGGACCCCGACATCGAGGGCGCACCGCTGGCGTTCGTCCCGGCCGACGCGAATGGACGCACCGGGTTCTACGGGTGGTTCACGCGTCATCAGGGCTGGCTGTTCTTCCCGCTGGTCACGCTGGAGGGCATCGCCCTGCACATCTCGAGCATCCAGGGGCTCGTGTCCCGCGCACCCGTCACACAGCGAGCCACCGAGCTCTCGCTGATCGTGGCGCGGCTGTTGCTCGGTTTCATCGTGCCGATCCTGGTCATGTCGCCGGGGATCGCCGCGGTCTTCATCGTGGTTCACCTGGCGCTGTTCGGACTTCTGCTCGGCGGGTCGTTTGCGCCCAACCACAAGGGAATGCCCTTGGTGCCGAAGGACATGCGCGTGGACTTCCTACGCCGGCAGGTGTTGATGTCGCGCAATATCCGCGGTGGCCGGTTCACCGATTTCATGATGGGTGGTCTGAATTATCAGATCGAGCATCACCTGTTCCCGAGCATGCCTCGGCCCAACCTGGCCAAGGTGCGGCCGATGGTCCGCGCGCACTGCGCCCGACACGAGGTGACCTACACCGAGACCTCGCTCATCCAGTCGTACGGCATCGTCGTCCGCTACCTGAACCAGGCCGGCCTCGGTGAGCGGGACCCGTTCACCTGCCCGCTGGTCCAGATGTACCGCTAGACCCACATCACAGGGCGCCACCTGCCGGCGAGCGGACCGGGCGGCGTCCACCTCACGCTGCTGATACAGGATCGGTGGGACGATCTTCCGTGTCCTCGCGGTGGCGATGGGCGTGTTCGCGCCGTTGTTCGTGGATCTGATGCAGGCATGCCGCCAGTGTTCGATCTCGGACTGACCGTGCTCAACATCACGCCCACGTTTCTGGGGCGGCGGCCGGTTGCCGGTGTCCTTGTCAATGGGGTCGTCCTACGCGACGACATGCGCGCCCGCGGCGACTACATCCGCGCCTGACGAGCCATGACGAAGCTGTAAACGCCATAGGTCGCGATACCGATCGCCGCCAGTATGAGTAACGCCTGACCGGCCGGCAGCCCGGCCAGTGTCTTCACCGCGCCGTCGACCCCGGTCGCCTTCGACGGATCCGCCTGTACCGCCGCGACGATCACCAGGAGACCGGCGCCGGCGAGTACCGTACCCTTCGCGGCATATCCGACGACACCGGTGACGGTCACCGCTCGTCCACCGCCGGTACGGAGGTCATCGAGGAAGTTGCGGGTCACCCCTTTGTAGATGTGGTACACGCCCACCGCGATGATGATCAGCCCCACGATCACCAGCACGAACTTTCCTCCGGCACTCTGCATGAGGCGGGCACTGAGCCCGGCGTTCTGACGGCCGCTGGATTCGCCGGCGCCGATGGCGAATCGAGCTGCCGAGTAGGCGAATGCCACGTAGATCACGCACAGCGACAACGCCTTCCCGCGATCGAACCAACCGCCGAGGCCGTCGTCGCGATCTGCGGGATCGTTTGCCTTGCCCCCGAGTACTGCTTCGGCCAGCCGCCACAGCGCGAGGGCGGCGAACGCCACCACCGCGACCCACAACAGAAGGCGCCCTCCGGATGATTCGGCGAAGATCGCCAGGGCACCGGACTGATCGGCGTTCCCCGCGTCGCCGAAGGCCAGCCGTCCGACGATGTAGGCGATCACGAGGTGCATCACCCCACTGACGACGTGACCGGCGCGCGCCGCGCGCTCGAACCACGCGCTGTCGGTGGCCCGGTCGACGGCGCCTGCCACGTTGTTCTGTGTCATCACATTCACTCCTCGACACCCGATGTGTGCTTGTAGTCCACCATTCGGAGACGCGAAGACCGCCCGGAATGGGACATTCAGCCGATAGAGTCACAGGAGTCACAACCCGTCCCAGTGACCGTCTGGAGATGCGATGCACTGGTTTGTCGACAGCCCGCTCCTCACACTGTTCTTCTGCGTCGGTGTCGGCGCGCTGATCGGCCGGATTCCATTCGGGCCGGTCTCGTTCGGGCCGGCCGGCGCGTTGTTCGTCGCACTCGCGTTGTCGGCCATCGATTCGGACGTCGCATTGCCGGCGATCGTGACGAACCTGTCGCTGTGTGTCTTCTGCTACACCGTGGGTATCGCGGCAGGTCCGTCGTTCGTGAACGCGTTGCGCACCGGATGGAAACCCGTGCTCGTCTCGGTGGTCGCGATCATCGCGATGGCGGCGACGGCGCTCGGCGTGGGCAAGGCGCTCGGCTTCGACATCGGTACGATCGCCGGTTCGTTCAGCGGTGCGGGCACGGCGACCGCCGCGCTCGGAGCCGTCCAGCAGCAACTCGCCGACGGTGGCGACATCCCGCCCGAACCGGCGATCGGCTATGCGGTCGCGTACCCGATCACCGTACTGCTGACCATCATCGCCTGCGCGTATCTGATCGGCGCCGGCCGCCGCAAGCCCACTGCGGAGGACCGCGAGAAGGTGTCGCCCATCGTGATCCGGACACTCGAGGTCGTCGGAAACCCCGACCTCACGGTGCACGGCCTGTGCGAGCGATACGAAGCCGTGGTGTCGCGCCTGACACGTGACGGCAGGACCGTGGTGGCGCACGACGACGAGAGTCTTGCGACCGGTGACCTGCTCACCGTGACCGCGCGTGAGGATGTACACGACCGCCTGGTCAACGATCTGGGGAGGCCGGCCGCCGAGGAGGTGTGGCTCGACCGCTCGACCATCGACTTCCGGCGGATCACGCTGTCCAACAAGTCGTATGTCGGACGCGAACTCCACGACCTCCGGATGGAGGAGCGATTCGACGCCGTCGTCAGCCGGGTGCGCCGCGGCGATATCGACCTCATCGCCACACCCGACCTCGTCCTGCAGAGCGGGGATCGGTTGCGGGTGACCGCACCCCGCGATCGCCTCAGCGAGATCACCACGGAACTCGGCGATTCCGAGCGCACCGCGGGCGACATCAATCCGATCGGCCTCGGGCTGGGACTGACCATCGGCCTCGTCCTGGCCTTCGTCGAGGTGCCGCTGCCAGGCGGCGGAACACTGGTACTGGGAACCGCGACGGCTCCGCTGATCATCGGCGTCGTCCTCGGCGCACTCGGACGCACCGGCCCGATCGTGTGGACGCTGCCGGGCAACGTCACCAACACGCTCAACCAGTTCACACTCATGGTCTTCCTGGTGGCAGTCGGGACCGGTGCCGGATCCGGTCTGGTCACCGCCCTGGCCGACGAC
This sequence is a window from Gordonia insulae. Protein-coding genes within it:
- a CDS encoding aspartate:alanine exchanger family transporter produces the protein MHWFVDSPLLTLFFCVGVGALIGRIPFGPVSFGPAGALFVALALSAIDSDVALPAIVTNLSLCVFCYTVGIAAGPSFVNALRTGWKPVLVSVVAIIAMAATALGVGKALGFDIGTIAGSFSGAGTATAALGAVQQQLADGGDIPPEPAIGYAVAYPITVLLTIIACAYLIGAGRRKPTAEDREKVSPIVIRTLEVVGNPDLTVHGLCERYEAVVSRLTRDGRTVVAHDDESLATGDLLTVTAREDVHDRLVNDLGRPAAEEVWLDRSTIDFRRITLSNKSYVGRELHDLRMEERFDAVVSRVRRGDIDLIATPDLVLQSGDRLRVTAPRDRLSEITTELGDSERTAGDINPIGLGLGLTIGLVLAFVEVPLPGGGTLVLGTATAPLIIGVVLGALGRTGPIVWTLPGNVTNTLNQFTLMVFLVAVGTGAGSGLVTALADDGLQLVVLGFAISAAHALICVIALRSLLQFGTARALGGLTGSQLNPAPYAYAMGKVPDQRVALGYAVLFPVSMIIKVFLAQLMVVYF
- a CDS encoding DUF1206 domain-containing protein, with translation MTQNNVAGAVDRATDSAWFERAARAGHVVSGVMHLVIAYIVGRLAFGDAGNADQSGALAIFAESSGGRLLLWVAVVAFAALALWRLAEAVLGGKANDPADRDDGLGGWFDRGKALSLCVIYVAFAYSAARFAIGAGESSGRQNAGLSARLMQSAGGKFVLVIVGLIIIAVGVYHIYKGVTRNFLDDLRTGGGRAVTVTGVVGYAAKGTVLAGAGLLVIVAAVQADPSKATGVDGAVKTLAGLPAGQALLILAAIGIATYGVYSFVMARQARM
- a CDS encoding fatty acid desaturase family protein; amino-acid sequence: MTDAHSSTLPRDRYVSSYSELAAEVRESGLLDRRHGFYVTRIALTVAAFLAIWAGVVVLGDSWWQIALAAGLALVSTQFGFLGHDGAHRQMFASASANEWTARILAGGFAGLSLHWWRAKHNRHHKAPNQIGVDPDIEGAPLAFVPADANGRTGFYGWFTRHQGWLFFPLVTLEGIALHISSIQGLVSRAPVTQRATELSLIVARLLLGFIVPILVMSPGIAAVFIVVHLALFGLLLGGSFAPNHKGMPLVPKDMRVDFLRRQVLMSRNIRGGRFTDFMMGGLNYQIEHHLFPSMPRPNLAKVRPMVRAHCARHEVTYTETSLIQSYGIVVRYLNQAGLGERDPFTCPLVQMYR